One part of the Haemophilus parainfluenzae genome encodes these proteins:
- the hpf gene encoding ribosome hibernation-promoting factor, HPF/YfiA family — translation MTLNITSKQMEITPAIREHVEGRLAKLEKWHTQLISPHFVLSKVPNGFSVEASIGTPLGNLLATATADDMYKAINEVEEKLERQLNKLQHKGESRRAEERLKDSFEK, via the coding sequence ATGACACTCAATATCACAAGTAAACAAATGGAAATCACCCCCGCAATTCGTGAACATGTGGAGGGCAGACTTGCAAAATTAGAGAAATGGCACACTCAACTGATTAGCCCGCACTTTGTTTTAAGTAAAGTACCAAACGGCTTTTCTGTAGAGGCTTCAATTGGAACCCCATTAGGTAATCTGCTTGCGACTGCAACCGCTGATGATATGTATAAAGCGATCAATGAAGTAGAAGAAAAATTGGAACGTCAATTGAATAAACTTCAACATAAAGGTGAATCCCGTCGAGCAGAAGAACGTTTGAAAGATTCTTTTGAAAAA
- a CDS encoding alanine/glycine:cation symporter family protein, with protein MSLQTTLSAISSFVWGPPLLILLSGTGLYLTLRLGFLQIRYLPRALGYLFARGANKGKGDVSSFAALCTALAATIGTGNIVGVATAVQAGGPGAIFWMWLVAFFGMATKYAECLLAVKYRVRDKYGFMAGGPMYYIERGLGIKWLAKLFALFGVLVAFFGIGTFPQINAITHAMQDTFNVPVIITATVVTVLVAMIILGGVRRIATASSVIVPFMAIGYVATSIIILVVNYDKLPAAITLIIHSAFNPQAALGGAVGFTVMKVIQSGVARGIFSNESGLGSAPIAAAAAQTKEPVRQGLISMTGTFLDTIIVCTMTGLVLVITGAWSNPELSGASVTNYAFAQGLGASIGATIVTVGLLFFAFTTILGWCYYGERCFLYLVGIRGIKFYRFVFIVLVGAGSFLTLDLIWILADIVNGLMAFPNLVALIGLRKEIISETKDYFERLKAAQRDQDELA; from the coding sequence ATGTCATTACAGACAACCTTATCTGCTATTAGCAGTTTTGTATGGGGACCGCCCCTACTTATTCTATTGTCCGGAACTGGACTTTACCTCACTCTTCGTTTAGGTTTCTTGCAAATTCGTTATTTGCCTCGTGCATTGGGCTATTTATTTGCTCGTGGAGCGAATAAAGGCAAGGGAGATGTTTCTTCTTTTGCGGCACTTTGTACCGCATTAGCAGCGACTATAGGAACTGGGAATATCGTGGGTGTAGCCACTGCAGTACAAGCTGGAGGCCCAGGTGCGATTTTTTGGATGTGGCTGGTTGCTTTCTTTGGAATGGCAACCAAATATGCGGAATGTTTGCTTGCGGTGAAATATCGAGTACGAGATAAATACGGTTTTATGGCGGGTGGTCCAATGTATTACATCGAGCGTGGTCTTGGTATTAAATGGTTAGCCAAATTATTTGCGCTCTTTGGGGTATTAGTGGCCTTTTTCGGTATTGGTACCTTCCCTCAAATAAATGCCATTACGCATGCGATGCAAGACACATTCAATGTACCCGTTATTATTACTGCAACAGTGGTGACCGTATTGGTCGCGATGATTATTCTCGGTGGTGTAAGACGTATTGCGACAGCTTCTTCAGTGATTGTGCCTTTTATGGCAATCGGCTATGTGGCGACCTCAATTATTATCTTAGTGGTTAATTACGATAAGCTGCCCGCTGCGATCACATTAATTATTCACAGTGCATTTAACCCTCAAGCAGCTTTAGGTGGCGCAGTTGGCTTTACAGTAATGAAGGTGATTCAATCGGGGGTTGCACGCGGTATTTTCTCAAATGAATCAGGTTTAGGGAGTGCGCCTATTGCTGCTGCGGCAGCGCAAACAAAAGAGCCCGTTCGTCAAGGTTTAATTTCGATGACAGGGACATTTTTAGATACCATCATTGTATGTACGATGACGGGATTAGTACTTGTTATTACGGGGGCATGGAGTAACCCTGAACTTTCTGGAGCCAGTGTGACTAACTATGCTTTTGCACAGGGATTAGGCGCATCAATTGGTGCAACCATTGTAACCGTTGGTTTATTATTCTTTGCTTTCACCACAATTTTAGGTTGGTGTTACTATGGTGAGCGTTGTTTTCTTTACTTAGTCGGTATTCGTGGTATTAAATTTTATCGTTTCGTGTTTATTGTTTTAGTCGGGGCGGGTTCATTCCTCACCTTAGATTTAATTTGGATTCTAGCGGATATCGTGAATGGTTTAATGGCTTTTCCAAACTTAGTCGCATTAATTGGTTTACGCAAAGAGATTATTTCAGAAACCAAAGATTACTTTGAACGTTTAAAAGCAGCACAACGTGATCAAGATGAATTAGCCTAA
- the tkt gene encoding transketolase — protein sequence MATRRQLANAIRALSMDAVQKAKSGHPGAPMGMADIAEVLWRDFLKHNPNNPKWADRDRFVLSNGHGSMLIYSLLHLTGYDLSIEDLKQFRQLHSKTPGHPEYGYAPGVETTTGPLGQGITNAVGMAIAEKTLAGQFNREGHEIVDHHTYVFLGDGCLMEGISHEACSLAGTLGLGKLIAFYDDNNISIDGHVDGWFSDDTAARFEAYGWQVIRNVDGHDAEQIRAATILAQAEKEKPTLIICKTIIGFGSPNKSGSHDSHGAPLGDEEIALTRKALGWEYGPFEIPAEYYAEWSAKEKGAVAEKSWEEKFAAYEKAYPELAAEFTRRVNGELPANWAAESKAFIEKLQANPASIASRKASQNAIEAYAHVLPEFLGGSADLASSNLTLWSGSKPIRAHENVGGNYLNYGVREFGMSAIMNGIALHGGFIPYGATFLMFYEYAHNAVRMAALMKQRALFVYTHDSIGLGEDGPTHQPVEQTTSLRLIPNLETWRPCDQVESAIAWQQAVERQDGPSALIFTRQNLAQMDRTSAQLDAVKRGAYVLKDCDGTPELIFIATGSEVELAVKAAEALSAEGKKVRVVSMPSTNRFDKQDAAYRESVLPAAVTKRVAIEAGIADFWYKYVGFEGRVVGMNSFGESAPADQLFKLFGFTVDNVVAKAKEIL from the coding sequence ATGGCAACTCGTAGACAACTCGCCAACGCAATTCGTGCGCTATCAATGGATGCAGTACAAAAAGCAAAATCAGGCCACCCAGGTGCACCAATGGGAATGGCGGATATCGCTGAAGTATTATGGCGTGATTTCTTAAAACATAACCCAAACAATCCTAAATGGGCTGATCGCGACCGTTTTGTGCTTTCTAACGGCCACGGTTCAATGTTGATTTATAGCTTATTACATTTAACAGGCTACGATCTTTCTATCGAAGATTTAAAACAATTCCGTCAATTACATTCTAAAACCCCAGGCCATCCAGAATATGGTTATGCACCAGGTGTGGAAACTACAACGGGTCCGTTAGGCCAAGGTATCACTAATGCAGTGGGTATGGCGATTGCTGAGAAAACCTTAGCAGGCCAATTTAACCGTGAAGGCCATGAAATTGTCGATCACCACACTTATGTGTTCTTAGGCGATGGCTGTTTAATGGAAGGGATTTCCCATGAAGCTTGCTCTTTAGCAGGCACATTAGGCTTAGGTAAATTAATCGCATTCTACGATGACAACAACATTTCGATTGATGGTCATGTTGATGGCTGGTTCAGCGATGATACCGCAGCTCGTTTTGAAGCTTATGGCTGGCAAGTAATTCGTAATGTAGATGGTCACGATGCAGAACAAATTCGTGCCGCAACCATTCTTGCTCAAGCAGAAAAAGAAAAACCAACGTTAATTATTTGTAAAACCATCATCGGCTTTGGTTCACCAAATAAATCAGGTTCTCATGATTCCCACGGCGCACCATTAGGTGATGAAGAAATCGCATTAACCCGTAAAGCACTTGGCTGGGAGTATGGTCCATTTGAAATTCCAGCTGAGTACTATGCAGAATGGTCTGCGAAAGAAAAAGGCGCAGTAGCAGAAAAATCTTGGGAAGAAAAATTTGCCGCTTATGAAAAAGCATATCCAGAACTGGCTGCAGAATTCACACGTCGTGTAAACGGTGAATTACCAGCGAATTGGGCGGCTGAATCTAAAGCGTTCATTGAAAAATTACAAGCAAATCCTGCAAGCATTGCAAGCCGTAAAGCATCACAAAATGCTATTGAAGCTTATGCACACGTGTTACCTGAATTCTTAGGTGGCTCTGCAGACTTAGCAAGCTCTAACTTAACGTTATGGAGTGGTTCAAAACCAATTCGTGCACACGAAAACGTAGGCGGTAACTACCTTAACTATGGTGTGCGTGAGTTCGGTATGTCAGCGATTATGAATGGTATTGCTTTACATGGCGGTTTCATTCCTTATGGTGCAACCTTCTTAATGTTCTACGAATATGCACACAATGCGGTGCGTATGGCAGCATTAATGAAACAACGTGCTTTATTCGTTTACACCCATGACTCTATCGGTTTAGGCGAAGATGGTCCAACTCACCAACCAGTTGAGCAAACCACCTCATTACGCTTAATTCCAAATCTTGAAACATGGCGTCCATGTGATCAAGTGGAATCAGCTATTGCATGGCAACAAGCGGTTGAACGTCAAGATGGTCCAAGTGCGTTGATCTTTACCCGTCAAAACTTAGCCCAAATGGACCGCACTTCTGCACAATTAGATGCAGTTAAACGTGGTGCTTATGTGCTAAAAGACTGTGATGGTACACCTGAGTTAATCTTCATTGCGACAGGTTCTGAAGTGGAATTAGCGGTGAAAGCAGCTGAAGCATTAAGTGCAGAAGGTAAAAAAGTACGTGTCGTCTCTATGCCAAGCACTAACCGTTTTGATAAACAAGATGCAGCTTACCGTGAAAGCGTATTACCTGCAGCTGTAACCAAACGTGTTGCGATTGAAGCGGGCATTGCAGATTTCTGGTATAAATACGTTGGCTTTGAAGGTCGCGTAGTGGGCATGAATAGCTTCGGCGAATCAGCACCAGCAGATCAATTATTCAAACTCTTTGGTTTTACCGTGGATAACGTGGTGGCAAAAGCAAAAGAAATTTTATAA
- a CDS encoding YtjB family periplasmic protein, with protein sequence MQLIKEKLQKSLMFGLIVLLCIGAMAVILFGVKQFKIGSQLSSVNQVANLSHILVRQQANLFSVLLTNNAKSDQLVENLDNLVKENFVLDATIYDYNGKELAQSTNTGNLREQLGLEHKNEGEFSTQQIVEPIYSASNNAVRGFLRVTFDAQYAQTTQSKINQVFHRLYGEIVVVFLLGALFASSIHYFLSHYRRTYRKPVETKTVVNLQGKSSSQRFHQRRRRI encoded by the coding sequence GTGCAATTAATTAAAGAAAAACTTCAAAAATCACTGATGTTTGGGCTCATCGTGCTGCTTTGTATCGGTGCCATGGCCGTGATTTTGTTTGGTGTGAAACAATTTAAGATTGGTTCTCAGCTTTCAAGTGTGAATCAAGTGGCAAATTTGTCGCATATTTTGGTTCGTCAGCAGGCAAATTTATTTTCGGTTCTATTAACTAATAATGCGAAATCCGATCAACTTGTCGAAAATCTAGATAATTTAGTCAAAGAAAACTTTGTGCTCGATGCGACCATTTATGATTATAACGGCAAGGAATTAGCACAAAGTACCAATACCGGCAATCTTCGTGAGCAACTTGGTCTAGAACATAAAAATGAAGGTGAATTTTCAACACAACAAATTGTTGAGCCCATTTACTCTGCTTCCAATAATGCCGTTCGTGGCTTTTTGCGGGTGACATTTGACGCGCAATATGCTCAAACGACGCAGAGCAAAATTAATCAAGTCTTCCATCGTTTATATGGTGAAATTGTGGTGGTCTTTTTATTAGGCGCTTTATTCGCCAGTTCCATTCATTATTTTTTAAGTCATTATCGTCGAACATATCGAAAACCAGTGGAAACTAAAACGGTAGTTAATTTACAAGGTAAATCGAGTAGCCAGCGTTTTCATCAACGTCGTCGTAGAATTTGA
- the serB gene encoding phosphoserine phosphatase, with protein sequence MQIQNLASITQKYPQFPTALSSDLPHSDETHAFILYGTTLNLAKLLEFQQKCGQSFLCFDAWNVEKNTIVLLKGEWLTDFIVHAHDLQLDIAKLDFDAKLSEKGLLVMDMDSTAIQIECIDEIAKLAGTGELVSAITESAMRGELDFEQSLRRRVGTLKGAPESILQQVRKKLPLMPGLIETIKTLQQHGWKTAIASGGFTYFADHLKSLLNLDFAASNQFEIIDGALTGNVKGSVVDAQYKANTLQKLAEEYSIPRKNTLAIGDGANDLAMMNVAGLGVAFHAKPKVQQQAQIVVNFADLTALLCLLSANDRI encoded by the coding sequence ATGCAAATTCAAAACCTTGCAAGCATTACCCAAAAATATCCCCAATTCCCCACCGCACTTTCGTCTGATTTGCCTCATTCCGATGAAACACATGCCTTTATTTTATACGGCACAACGCTGAATTTAGCCAAATTACTCGAATTCCAACAAAAGTGCGGTCAATCTTTCCTGTGTTTTGATGCATGGAACGTTGAAAAAAATACCATTGTCCTTTTAAAAGGCGAATGGCTAACTGATTTTATTGTCCACGCTCATGACCTGCAATTAGACATCGCTAAACTGGATTTTGATGCAAAATTATCAGAAAAAGGTTTATTGGTGATGGATATGGATTCTACTGCCATTCAAATTGAATGTATCGATGAAATTGCCAAACTGGCTGGCACAGGTGAATTAGTTTCTGCCATTACTGAAAGTGCCATGCGTGGTGAGCTAGACTTTGAACAAAGTTTGCGTCGTCGTGTGGGTACGCTTAAAGGCGCGCCAGAAAGTATTTTGCAACAAGTACGTAAAAAATTACCATTAATGCCTGGCTTAATTGAAACCATTAAGACATTACAACAACATGGTTGGAAAACCGCTATCGCTTCTGGTGGCTTTACCTATTTCGCCGATCACTTAAAAAGTTTATTAAACCTTGACTTTGCGGCGTCTAATCAATTTGAAATTATTGATGGCGCGCTGACTGGCAATGTAAAAGGTAGCGTGGTCGATGCACAATACAAAGCGAATACCTTGCAAAAACTCGCTGAAGAATACAGTATTCCACGCAAAAACACCCTTGCTATTGGTGATGGTGCCAATGATTTGGCGATGATGAATGTTGCCGGATTAGGCGTGGCATTCCATGCCAAACCGAAGGTGCAACAACAAGCACAAATTGTGGTAAACTTTGCTGACTTAACCGCACTTTTATGTCTTTTAAGTGCAAATGATCGAATTTAA